AAGTGTGGTGGTTGTATTGCAACTATAACACCTTTTCTGAATCAGGCAGCAGGAGAAAATGCCTGGAAAGTAGATACAGCAATACCAGAGAAGGTACTGACCGTATCTGCCGCAGGTGTGCCTGCAGATGCGATTATCGAGGCAGTACAAAAAGCCGGATTTAAGGCCGAAAAATTATAATCAGCGATAGTTTGTGTGTTTTACCGGACTGATAGTTATCAGTCCGGTTTTTTTATGTTACTGGGAAGAGGTTGGTACGAGTGTTTTGGATTAGGTGTAGTATTCATAAGGTAAGCTTTCTCCTCCGTTTCTCCTCCGTTTTAAAACGGAGGAGAAACGGAGGAGAAAGCTTACCTTATGAATACTATAGCGGTACTTCACACATACTGCCGGAACTGAGTGTTTTGCCTCGTTTGACGGAAATAACAGTAAAAGTACCGGTTGGCTCTTGCGATAGGCGGTGAGGTGTGAAGCTAGTACAGTAGGGCGTTTTACAGGATTATTGTCTGGTTGAAAATGCGTATTTTCCGCATCATTTTTTGGTGTAAATTCGAATTGTAAATATAAAGGCAGGAGCCAGTCGTTCGCTGCAACCATATCTGTAGACGTTAATTCCCTTCGCCGGTAAGCAAGCTTACCTGTTTCATTTAACCAGATGGATATTGTTTGAGTATTCGCGTCGTAAAGACGGGCGAATAAGACACGCTTTGTGTAGTCTTTTTATTAAACTTCCTAAAAATTGAAACATGGAAAAGATTTTATACATGATTTTCTTATTGCTGATGATAGCCGGGGGAGGAACAGGGCTGCTGTCCCGAAAGGCCCCGTTGCAGGTCCGCGCGCTGGGTGTTTCCTGCAATGGGAATTGTCTGTCGAACGCCGTGAACAATTTGATACCGACACTGGTTTTTGTGAAAATACGCCATATGGCATGCTTACAGCGACATCATCGGTATAATAATTGCACTGGGGTAACGTTATTTAACCGGACAGTAAACCCAGGACTATGTTACACTCCACCTGGAATAAATCTAAAAAACCTGCCAGCAGGATAAGCAGTTACTGCATGCTGGCAGGTATTGTTGCGATGGTAGCCTGCAGGACAAACCGTGGCTATGATCCGGCTCCGAGAATGGGAGCAGAATATCGTTTTGAAGAGGGACTACGTAAGGAAAAGAAACCTCAATATCTCTTCGATAGAAAGTCGCGTAAGGAAATGGCACAGATGGGATATCCTACTGGAGAGCCAAATCATGCACCTGCAGATGCAGGAGCCGCCAGGTCTGCGACAAATGCACCGGCAGCAGGTACGCCGGGGGCGATGCCGAAGGACAGTCTGCGTATGGATACCGTATTTAAGGTGAAACCCCAATAACAAGCCCGAATACATCTCTCCGGTTTAATCTGAATTAATTACGTTTTTAGGAATTTTAAAAAAATGTCCTCTATGTTAAAGACCTTGTACGCCACTGGCCTTTTCATGGCAGCTACTGCTATGTTTGCAGGTAAGGCAAATGCGCAATTGAAACGTTTCAGCATTGGTCCTTATGCTGAAATTGGTTCTCCAGTGGGAGATTTTAAGGACACACATAACACGGGTTTTGGTGGAGGTTTGAATGCCGACATCAAGCTGATCGCAGGACTTGGGGTAACAGGTTCGGCGGGATTCATGTATTTCTCCGGCAAGACGTATACGATCGATGATGGGCAGGGAGGACGACTATCTGTCAAGTCTGAAGCGATCAAGGCGTTGCCGGTAAGAGTAGGTCTGAAATATAAGTTCAGCATTCCGTTGTTGTATGCGAAAGTGGAAGGAGGTACGGCTACATTTGTCGGCGGAGATGCGGAAGCCTATAAGGGTACGGCGGGTATTTTCGCGCCCGGTATTGGTATTCGTGTATTGGGACTGGATGTACAGGCGAAGTACGAGATGTGGTTTAAAGATGGAACCAACAGTTTCTGGGGGCTGAAAGCCGGCTACAATTTTTAAATCGAAAAGGTAGTTGTACATAAAACGAAAGGCCCCGCTTCTGGCGGGGCCTTTACATTAGACCTGTAATTATTTTTTGTTCACTTTTACGGCTTTGGATTTCTTCGCGGAGGAAGTATCAGCCGGTAGGGCGGTAGCAGTATCCTTCTTAATAACTGCTGTGTCGCGTTTGGCAGCGGCAGTATCACTTACTGCGGTTGCTGAATCCAGTCTAGCTGCGAAACTGGTGGTGTCCCTGGTAGTAGCAGTGTCTGCTTTGATCGCTACTGTGTCTGCAGTCCTGAATGTTGCGGTGTCTGCTTTAAAAGCAAAGCTGGCCGTGTCTTTCAGTAATGCAGTGTCTTTTGAAAAGCTGACAGTGTCCTTGCCGAAGGCGGCCGTGTCACTTACAAAGCTGGCAGTGTCTAATCTGAAATTAGCTGTGTCCATTTTGAAGTTGGCCGTGTCTGGTGAGAAGTTAGCCGTATCTGCTTTGAAGTCAGCAGTATCCAGTTTGAAGTTAGCCGTGTCCATTTTGAAGTTGGCAGTGTCAAGGCTGAAATTTGCTGTGTCCATTGCAAAGTGCGCGGTGTCCGGTGTAAAGTTTGCCGTGTCTCTTACAAAGTTCGCGGTATCCAGTGCGAAGTTAGCAGTGTCTGCTTTTGTTTCCATTGCATTTACTGCGTTTGTCTGAGCCAGTGCGATTACTCCAAGGCCTGCCGCGAGGCCGAATCTCAATAATTGCTTTTTCATGGTTTTTCAATTTAAAATGGTTAAAAAATGAAAGATCTCAATAAAAGATGGTTGACTAGAATTCATCCAAAATCTTGCGAGAATACTCTAATGAAATGTTAAAGTGATTTAACTGTTTTGTATAGTATTGGTTATTAATTAATTATGTGATTTTCTTGTTTGAGTAGTTTTTATAAGCGCATTAAACTTTACTGGAAAAAGTAAGTCGCTATTAAATTGTTGATGTGGAGCAGTAGTAACAATACCGGGTACACGTTTTCACAATTTATAGATGTCCGTTATCTCGTTCGTAAAACGTTAACATTTCTCCGAAGCAAATGTTATTGTGTATTGCTTTTCTGCAGGCATGAAAATAAATGTCATTTAAACACAAAAAGTGCTTATAATTGTTGTAGATATTGATTATACAATGTATATTGTTCTAACAAATCCCGTTATGAAACGAATAAGCAAACTTGTGACCACAGCATTTCTTCTGATGACAGGGCATGTCTCCATTTCTCAGACGATGACACTTAAGGTAAACGGTCCGCAGTCGGAGGTACAGCCTACGATGTGGGGGATCTTTTTCGAAGACATTAACTTTTCGGCGGATGGTGGTATCTACGCGGAACTGGTAAAGAACCGCTCTTTTGAATTTACGGAGCCTATGATGGGCTGGAAAGAAGTGAAGAAAGAGGGGACAGGTAATGTGCTGATCGTGAACAGGGAATCGGGGCATGATGCGAATCCCCGGTACGCACATATCACGGTAGATGCCGCAAAGGGCAGCTACGGGCTGTTCAACGAAGGGTTCCGTGGGATGGGATTTAAAAAAGAAACGTTATATAATTTTTCCATACTTGCCCGCAGTACCGGCGGACAGTTAGTGGGTAAGCTGCTCCTGCTGGATGATAAGGGAGTGGTGATCGGTCAGACGACCCTTCCGGCAGTAGGCAAAGAATGGAAACAATATACAGCTACTGTGAAGACAGACCGCACTGTCGCCAAGGGGGGCATACAGCTGTTATTTGCCGGTAACGGTGCCCTGGATATAGATATGGTGTCTTTATTCCCGCAGGATACCTGGAAACAGCGTCCGGGAGGATTACGGAATGACCTGGTACAGTTGCTGGCAGACCTGCATCCGGGATTCGTTCGTTTTCCGGGTGGTTGTATAGTGGAAGGCCGTGATCTGGCGAACAGGTATCAATGGAAAAAGACAGTTGGTAAGGTAGAAGATCGTACGCTGATCGTTAACCGCTGGAATACCGAGTTCGCGCACCGTGCACCAGGCGACTACTTCCAGAGCTACGGATTGGGGTTCTATGAATATTTCCAGTTGTCAGAAGATATCGGTGCAGCACCACTGCCTATTATTAACTGCGGTATGGCATGTCAGTTCAACACAGGAGAGGTCGCTGCGGATGAAGACGTGGCT
The DNA window shown above is from Chitinophaga agri and carries:
- a CDS encoding heavy-metal-associated domain-containing protein, which gives rise to MEQQFKTNIKCGGCIATITPFLNQAAGENAWKVDTAIPEKVLTVSAAGVPADAIIEAVQKAGFKAEKL